The following DNA comes from Hordeum vulgare subsp. vulgare chromosome 3H, MorexV3_pseudomolecules_assembly, whole genome shotgun sequence.
GCCGTGCAGCAGCCAGCTCGTTTGCCATTCTTATATAAGATCACCACCACCCATACTGGCTCTCCCACGCAGCACCATTGAATTGTGCCTAGATCTAGCTTCATACACACCACGCATAAAGCTATCTTGCTACCCAACCAGCACTACTCCAGTTGTCAACGAGCACACTCAGGTGGGAGTAGGATGGTGAACTTGGTGGAGGCGCAGAAGCCGCTGCTGCACTTCCTGATCAAGTGGGCCGGGCTCCGGCAGCACACGGTCGATGTCGACGGCGCCGGCACCGTGCTCACCTTCTGGGTACCCAAGGACAAGGTCCCCAGCAACAACTCTACCGTCGCGCCGGAAGAGAAGCAGAGCGAGGCGTCCAAAGTCAAGGAAGGCCGGCGGCCATCTGTGGTGCTCGTGCACGGCTTCGCGGCCGAAGGCATTGTCACCTGGCAGTTCCAGGTCTGCCCTTTGCCCTTTGTACTTGCACTGGTACTTTGTTAATACTACGTACATACTGTACATTCCGTCGTTATGGCtgattaatccattcatgcggggTCTAGGTTGGTGCGCTGGCGAAGCACTACGACGTGTACATCCCGGACCTGCTGTTCTTCGGAGGCTCCACGACGCCGTCCGCCGACCGGTCGCCGGCGTTCCAGGCGGAGTGCCTGGCCGCCGCGCTGGGGAAGCTGGGCGTGGACGAGTGCACGGTGGTGGGGTTCAGCTACGGCGGGATGGTGGCCTTCAAGATGGCTGAGTCGCGCCCGGACCTCGTCCGCTCGCTCGTCGTGTCAGGCTCCGTCGTCGCCATGACCGACTCCATCAGCGACACCACGCTCGAGCGGATCGGCGTCAGGTCATCGGCGGAGCTGCTGCTGCCGGAGTCCGTCAAGGGGCTGAAGGCGCTGCTCTCCATCGCCGCCCACCGGAGGCTCTGGTTCCCGGAACGCCTTCACAGGGACTTCCTCGAGGTGATGTTCGCCAACCGCAAGCAAAGAGAGGAGCTGCTGGAAGGTCTGGTGGTCAGCAACAAAGACGCCACCGTCCCCGTCTTGCCGCAGAAAATACTTCTGCTCTGGGGGCACAACGACAACATCTTCAACTTAGAGCTCGCCAAGGCGATGAAAGAGTAAGCTCCTGAGATTTCAAATTTCCAAAGCATAACCTGAAGTTGGCTTGCGTATGAACGGAGATAGAGATACTAACAAATGGTTTTCGGGTCTACGCGCGCAGGCAGCTCGGCGAGAAGACGATGCTGGAGAGCATTGATAAGGCCGGTCATCTCGTGCACCTGGAGAGGCCCTGCGTTTACAACCAGCACCTCATGGAGTTCCTGGCATACGCCACGGCTGAAGCTTCCAAGGAGTGATACATTTATTAGTAGATGAATCATTCCGCCGAGTGTATAATTTGTGCACAGAGAATTGGGGTCCCTTTTATTGGAGTTTGAATGATTGTTTGACCGTGTACAATATTATATTATGAGTGTATGTGACGCATATATAATACTCCTTGGTCGGCCGTGTGCGTCAACATGGCAATGGGTAGCCGTTATCCATGAACCCAAAAGGTAAAAGCGGGTATGAAAAATTAAAATACCTATGAACTTCTAAATAACAAATTCTATACCCAACCGATAAGCCGGGTACGGTTATGAGAAGGGAATATCCATACCGTGAACTCGCAAATTCGTATCTTTACCTATCTATACTTAATAATAAAGCAAGGATCGCTTCTGTCATACGTCATTAAGTTTGTCTCTGAAGTTGGCAAAAATTACCCACCATTGCCATTCATAAGTGATAAAAAACGGTTCGATCTGTAAAGGCATCCACGTCACATATGGTTCATGTATATAATTATCTAATGTAAAATCAAGTGAGCACTAGCACCCAATTGGCTATAGCCGTCTTCTCTTTCCTAGCCGACATGGGTTCGATCCTTCCTTCTCCCTATGTTTCTTTGTTTTTCTCGATTATTTCAGTTGAGCGCGAGATAAAGTGGCATCGCCCAAGTGACATCTTAACTGCTGGGCTGGACAGTGTTTCAATTTCAGTCCAActtttcttttgcagattcaagtgttttaaaaatattcataTATTTCAAATCCTAACTTCAAAATTAAAAAATTATATACAAAAATCACTCAGAATATTGCGTACATTCCAAATATGATATTATCTTGCGTGTTAAAAGTTACGTTTATGTTGCACCTTAAACTTTAATTAATACTTTTCTCCGTTGTTTCTCGTATATATTTCAAAAATCCTTTATATTTGTGCACAACACAGCTGGTTTGGCACTCTGAAAGATTTCAAGtagtttgttgttgtcgttgattgtGTGTATGGCAGGTGTGTTTTTCtcctccgttgcaacgcacgggaccttttgctagtattaataaagcacatattgcttttgtggtacgtcattaaaattgccttcaaaattatctaatattacccaccaatgccacctataaatTATAAAAAACGTTTCGCAGAGAAtcctcgcatgggccggcccaagcataGGGACCAGCTATACTAAGCTCTGCTCGCTGGAAAATAAACAGCACGCCCGTTTGGGCCagcccattttttttatttttttaattattatttatctcttgctttttattttttctaattcaaataaatcaaaaaaaaatCTCAATCCAAAATATTATATTTACATAAATGTTtaataaaacataaaatgtttgcgagttcaaaaattgttcgggattttgtaaaaatgtttgcatattaaaaagtcgtaattttggagaaaacattCGTGAATCAAAAAAAGTCTATCACTTTGAGCAATTTATTTAATGCAATGAAAAAATGATtcataattcaaaaaatgaattatccgccaattcacaagaaaaatacttgaaaatagttcgtaatataaaatattatttagaattttaaaaaatatatttctaaatagtataaaaattttgattttaaaaatgtgccctaatttgtaaaaatgttcaccAATGATTGAATGTATGCAGTTAAACAGTAATGCGTCTGAGTCTTTTTGATCATATACCTGAGTGAATTTTAAAGATTTAATTGTCGGGGTGGATCggaatattatagtatattttaaataacgtttcttgaaattcagaataattctttgatttaccaagttttttgacaaccatgatattttttaaaaattatgaacattgtttcaacttatgaattgtgaataaatttaaaagaagaaatattttcgtgcatttgtgaacaaattttcaaaatcgTGCGGTGAGATAttaacataatgtggtcatcgtcATTGAAGATGGTGCTTTTTTTGttccattgcaacgcacgggcccttttgctagtaataataaaccTCTCAGGTAGCTCCCACGTGTCATTGAGTTAGATGAAAAAACCATAAGCTAGCAGACATCCAGACGCCATCCCATCCAGACGCCATGGAGGTCGGCAAAGCAGACATCCAGGATGGGCAGCACTATGACTCCACAAGCATTGTCGTGCAGGTTCCGTGGATGGTGTCGACATGAGCGGTTCTCATGGGACGACATGGTCGTCGAAGTGCACTTCTTCACCTTCCTCCTGGCACCTCCAGCCACCTTCAAAAGGGCAGATGTCCGTGCGTGATCGTGGCCGGTGGCTACAAGGTGGGGCGTGGTCGTAGCTGCATCTGTGCTGCACCACGTCCAACTTCTTCTACGAGGAACACATTTTCTCCACCAACAAAAAAACCAAAGCTTGACAACCCTCCAATTTGGTGAATAGTTTTGCCCATCATAATGATACTTTTTTAATTTCTTTGATGCTGATAGTGTTTGATTGATCTACTGATGAATGTATATGATGTATGAGTTGATTTTTCTACTATCTTGTGTATTATCCTTGATTGTTTAGTCAATCTTGAAtatgttcttgccaaaatgagcaTATAACACGTTGTTTATATAGTACTAGATGATTAACTAATTACTATGGTACTATTTTTAATATAACATAGGCAGTTTGTATATGCTTCCAATTGGATGATTTACTATAGTAGTATagtattattttatttttccataACACATGTTGTTTTTATAAATTTCTTGTGCAACGATACAACTAGCAATGGCCAAGTCCATGAGGATTGACCCACCGAGTCCGTCGATGAAGATGGAAATACTGTTTATGTATCCGATGGAGAGGAGGATGGTGTCAAAGAGATGGAGATTCAACGTTCTACGTGCAAGCTCACGTCTAAGGTTTGGTTGGAAATGGAGAAGGTGAGGATCAATGGAGAATGGAAGGGCAAAGTGTCATAATATACTTACCGCGGGATCGAGGAGTGCAACTCAACATCTTGGGATTTGGACTCAAAAGGAGTTGAAGACCAAGGGTGGTAAAAGTTTGAGTCGGTCCTCATTGAAGTTGGGTGCCAATGAGGATGGAAAAGTGAGCATGAAGAGCTACACCTTTTATCAAGAGTATGCTAGAGTAGAGCTTGGGAACATGTTGGTGTTGCATTTTTATCCTTTGTCTATGGCGGACCATGTGGGTTTTAGGAGATTCGTTGCTGCACTTCAGCCATTATTCCTATTGCATGCAAGAAATACTATTAGGTAAAAAAAATATGTCTTCCTTTGTTTTACTATTTCATGTTTCTTCTTTGTAATGACTAAATAAcattccttttattttattttgtcgaaGTGACATTCTGAAAAGAATATAACATAGAAAGGAAGAAGGCCGTTGAGTACATGACTATGATACAATCAAGCGTCAGAGTGACCATCGGTATGTGGACCTCTGATAGCCCAAAAAGGGTATATGCCTATTACAACCCATTCATTGATGAGTCTTGGAGGCTAAGGAACATTCTCATGAGGTATATTGCATTCTCATGCACATGTTTTCTCTGGTTCATTAAGCTTGTGCCAATTCTCTAGTTGTTGCATTTGTGTGCATATTGTAGGTTTATTTATGTGCGAGCAGCACATAATGCAGATGTTATAGCTCGGCACCTCGATGAGTCATTGGTCGAATGGAATCTAGATGAAAAGCTCTTGACCATGATAATTTATAATTATAATGCGAACAATAAGGCAATTGACGTGATTATGATCAATATAGGCAAAATTATGCTTCCTTTCGAAGGAACTTTACTTCACATGCATTGTTGTGCACATATTTTCAATTTGGTAGTGAAGGATGGATTAGATGTCATGATATCAGCTATGAAAACATCCCTGAAAGTGTTGCATATTGGACTGCCTCACCCAAAATGATAGAGACGTTTGAGGACATGGCCAAGTATAAAAAGTTGAAAATAACAAGAAAGGTGAGACTTGATTTCAATACTAGGTGCAACTTTACTTTGCTAATGTTTGATATAGCTTTACCTTATAGGCTTCTTTTTGAATGTTTAAAAGAAAAGGACAAGCAATATGAGTGGCTACCTAGTACGGAAGAATGGGCTTTTGCTACAGATGTTGTAGAGAGACTTAGATTGTTCTATGAAGTAACTGGCCTATTTTCTAGGAGTGATTATGTGACTGCCAATGTTTACTACCCTAAGATATGAAAATGAGGTAGTGGGAAACTTCTAGCAACGAAATTATCCAAAACATGACAAAAATTATGACTAAATAATTTGATAGGTATTGGAGCAAGATACAAGGTTTAATGGGTATAGCTACACTTCTTGATCCTCGGTACAAGAAACCAATGTTGGTAGCTTGCTTTGCCATGTTGCATGGTAATGAGTCATCTTGTTATGAATGCACTAAAAAATTTGATGACATTGTTGCTAGTATGCATTCATTGTTGGACCACTATGAAGTGGAAAGTGATCATATAAACCTGATGAACAATCCATGTTGTCTACAATGAAAGCTCCTGCAATCATGAGTGTGTTCCACAACATTGTATCTTAGTAAATGTCCGCAAATGCTAGACTTGAAGGTGAAATAGAGCAATTCTTGAATGATGGTTTAGTACAGTATACTGAAAAGTTCAATGTCTTGGATTGGTGGAAGGTGGCTGGAACAAGGTACCCAACCTTAAGGAAAGTTGTAAGAGATATATTTGCTATTCTTGTTACAATAGTTGCTTTAGAATCAGCCTTTGGTACAATTGGCAGAAAGATGAATGAGCATAGATATATTTTTGACATCTCATATGGTTGAGGTTTTAATGTGATCATAAGATTGGCTTAGAAACAACTACAAAGGTGAGAAAATAGTGCACTTTATTAATATTTTGTCTTGTTTTCATTTGTTGACATTTGTCTACTTCTATAGATGCTCAAACAGGAGCAGCTATCTTTTGGACTTGCCATCAAGACATTCAAGAAGTGATTCAGGTTAGTACTTCACAATTGCAAACATATATTGTATACATAAAGCTCTCAATTTCTCATGCCTTACAATAGGACTTGGCGGTTTGAGATGCGAAGGCTCAAGAAGTGAGAGGAAGATGAAATCTACTCAAGTTGGTTTGGCATCATGTTGGAGAGGTTGAAGTGGCTACAATGACTATGTGTCAAACTTATTTGTGTGTAGAACCTACTTTTATGTTGAAGTTGAACTTATTTGTGTGTTGAACTAATTTGTGTGTCGAAATGATGTGGCTGAAATGAATTATGTGTGTCCTGAAATGCTGAAATTTTTGTTCATATGCTGAAATatgatatgtatatgtgctgaaaTACATAAGTACATTTGCTGAAATGTTATATATGTGCTCAAATGTTGAAATATATGTGCTGAATTGTTGTATATGTGCTGAAAaattgaaatatatgtgatgaaATGTTATATATGTGCTGAAATGCTGAAATTTACATGCTGAAATGTATGTGGTGTATTGTATATTTGTGTTGAAGTGTTATATATGTGATGAGATACTTAAATATACATGTTGAATTGTGGTCAATATGTGTCAAAATGTGAAATATAAATGCTCAATAATATACATGTCTGGCTGGGTATTTGTACCCGATGGTATTACCCGTACCTGGCCGAGTACGGGTATGGGAAAAGTTTCAAACCTGGGGTGCGAGTTTAGGTGGAAAATTTTGAGATGTGTACGGGTTTGGGCACGTATTACCTGTTAAAATAAAcatttaatatttttaaatacaCATTTAATATTTTTAAATCTTTTATAAACATTGTTAAAATACTTTGTCAGAATAATTTGAATGCTCGATTAACAGTTTTTGCATGATCATTATTTTATACATTTTTTATAGGTGATAAATATTTGCTCTATTCATATttacatttttcaaatacatgatCAATATTTCTTAAATGTCTTTATATACTGATTTTGGTCATATATATCTAGAATATTTTAGAGCATAAATACAAGTAAAATAATAAATCAAAAACGAAAAAAGAGGCTGTTCGAGCGCAGATGGGCGGGCCTATGTGGAGCTCCCGCGACATGAGGCTTCCCTCCGACTCGCTTACAGCAAGACATAGGGGCACCGGGAGCTCCTACTTGCCACTCATTGCAGTAGGAAGTCCTGAGCCGCACAGTGGGCGCCCCGACTAGGCCAGCTCACGGTTGTTACTGATCAATTAAAACCCCAGAACCATAAAGAACAAACCCGAAGAGGAGATCCggattatttttgcaaattcaaGTTTTTTTAAACCGAGTGTTGTGTGGAACGAAACACTTTCCAAATTtgtgaaaaaaattacaaaactgAAACCCTTTGGACAAAAGGAACAATGTTTTTGAAACTGGAACATTTATTTAAATTCGAAAACAATAtttgaaagcacgaacattttactCTCGAACAAAAGttgaaactttgaacatttttggaaatttgtgAACAATGTTTGAAaccggaacattttttaaaagtcctAAAAAATGAAAACGAGACCATTTTCTACATTTAGGAAACAAAATTAAATTACCACGAAAATTTGTAAAAGGGAACATATTTCTAAGCTTTGAACATACTATGTAAACAAGAGAATATTTTTCGAAAATTTGCAAAACATTgataatccagaacatttttggaCAATCCAGAACTTCTTTAAAAAATTCCAACACTTTTTTCAAAATTCCAACACTTTTAATATTTGTCCAATTTGAAGAACATTTTCTTAAAATACAgaatatttttaaacagaaaaaagttcaagaaacagaaaagaaaaggtaaaagaaaatATATTGAAAATCCaatttttttaaacagaaaagaaaaggtaaaagaaacagaaaataataagtaAAAAAACAGTTCAagaacattttaaaaaacatcaaaACGAGAACAAACCGGCTAGAAATGGTTCCCAAAACCGGGGTGCTGGAACGTGAAACGGGCCGGCCCACTCCGAAATGAGCTAAGGGAATCCCTGGGCGAAGCTCCGACAAGACTTCGCAActggcgacaagacaagacttcgCAACTGGCGGGCATTCGAGGGGCACCTAAGCACACCATCTTAACTCAAACAGCTACTGCTTACTCCTTCGGTTGGTTTTGCTAGACGATTTTGGCTTGCCCCGACTGGATCGATGGACGTCGCTCAGCTGCAGTTTGCAGTGCTAGCACAACAGACCAGCCAATTGGCCTCGGAGCTCCTATACGGTGCCTACAGTGCTTGTTCGTGCTTCTGGCGCGTGCAGCGCCCCGTGCTGGCCGGCCCACGAAATGTGCAGACTAGCAAAAATAAGTTAATCCATTTTCAAAAAGAGTTCATCAAATTGGAAAAATCTTCACAAATGTTGAAAAGAGAAAATAATCTGATTTGAAAAGCGTTCATCGAATTTGACaaaggttcatcaattttgatAAAATGTTCAATACTTTCAAAAACGTTCAATAAACTTGAATAAAAAGTTAATCAATTTTGCAAAAAAGTTCATGAAAAATGAAAaaatcatcgaatttgaaaaagttCCTCAAATTGGAAAAATTTTACATCAATCTTCAAAAACAGTTTATCCAATTTTAAAAAGTTAATAAAATTTGAAAAGAAAGTTTGTCAAATTTGGAATAAAGTTTGTAAATTTGTAAATAAAGTTCCTAAACCTTGAAAAAAGTTaatgtattttttttaaaaagtcatCATTTTGAAAGACCATTCATCCAATTGAAAAAAGTTCACTcgctttgaaaaaagttcacaaaaaaAAGTTCATCTATTTTGAAAAAAGGTTCATGCATTTTAggcaaaagttcatcaattttgcaaATAAACTATATGAATTTGAAAACAAAACCGCTTATttaacaaaagaaaaaagaaaagaaagaaaaaaattcaaaacaaataaaaagtcTAGAAAATGATGAACGAACCAGGAATGAAAAACCGCCATCGGAAAGACTGAATAAAAAGGAAAGAGAAAAGCAATGTACGTCAGTTCGTAAGTTATCCTAGTGGTTGCCGTTGTTCTCTAAGTGGGGAGAGGTTTCCAATTCCAATCTTACTGTCGCAGCATTTTTGTTCTTTAAATGAGAAGAAGAATGTATgtctgggccggcccaaggcgcACCGAGAGGGGGGTGCCACAGGCGCCGGTTTTAAAATTGCTAACAGGCGCGTGCATCACTAAATAGGATTCCCAATTTGCTTGGCCATCCTGAACACTGTGTGCCACGATTCGCTTGTCAGAACCAACTGATCACGGCTCACCTTTTTTTCCTttgtaaaagaaataaaaatgattGCGACcccgttgttggaaatatgccctagaggcaataataaattagttattattatatttcttagttcatgatgatcgtttattatccatgctataattgtattgattggaaacacaatacttgtgtggatacatagacaaaacactgtccctagtaagcctctagttgactagctcgttgatcaaagatggtcaaggtttcctggccataggcaagtgttgtcacttgataacgggatcacatcattaggagaatcatgtgatggactagacccaaactaatagacgtagcatgttgatcgtgtcattttgttgctactgttttctgcgtgtcaagtatttattcctatgaccatgagatcatataactcactgacaccggaggaatgctttgtgtgtatcaaacgtcgcaacgtaactgggtgactataaagatgctctacaggtatctcctaaggtgttagttgatttagtatggatcaagactgggatttgtcactccgtgtgacggagaggtatctcggggcccactcggtaatacagcatcacacataagccttgcaagcaatgtaacttagtgtaagttgcgggatcttgtattacggaacgagtaaagagacttgccggtaaacgagattgaaataggtatgcggataccgacgatcgaatctcgggcaagtaacataccgaaggacaaagggaatgacatacgggattatacgaatccttggcactgaggttcaaacgataaagatcttcgtagaatatgtaggatccaatatgggcatccaggtcccgctattggatattgaccgaggagtctctcgggtcatgtctacatagttctcgaacccgcagggtctgcacacttaaggttcgacgtagttttatgcgtatttgagttatatggttggttaccgaatgttgttcggagtcccggatgagatcacggacgtcacgagggtttccagaatggtccggaaacgaagattgatatataggatgacctcatttgattaccggaaggttttcggagttaccgggaatgtaccgggaatgacgaatgggttccgggagttcaccgggagggggacaacccaccccggggaagcccataggcttttggggagccacaccagcccttagtgggctggtgggacagcccacaagtcccctatgcgccaaggataaaaatcaaaggagaaaagaaaaaaaagagggggaagtgggaaaggggaaggactccctcccaccaaacctagtccaactcggtttggggggggagagtcctccccctggctcggccgaccccttggggatcccttggaccccaaggcaaggtccccctccctcctcctatatatatggggcttttagggcagatttgagacgactttctcacggctgcccgaccacatacctccatagtttttcctctagatcgcgtttctgcggagctcgggcggagccctgctgagacgagatcatcaccaacctccggagcgtcgtcacgctgccggagaactcttctacctctccgtctctcttgctggatcaagaaggccgagatcatcgtcgagctgtacgtgtgctgaacgcggaggtgccgtccgttcggtactagatcgtgggactgatcgcgggattgttcgcggggcggatcgagggacgtgaggacgttccactacacgaaccgcgttctctaacgcttctgctgtacgatctacaagggtacgtagatcactcatcccctctcgtagatggacatcaccatgataggtcttcgtgcgcgtaggaaaatttttgtttcccatgcgacgttccccaacacccgtcTCCACGTCGCCGCCACGATCCGATCAGTCGATTCTACCTTGCTGCAAGGGAAAAGTACATTTTTAACATTGAACTCGTAGAGGTATGATGGTTGAACCTTAAACTCTACATTCTTATCATGAACTTGTGAAAATCTGGACCAGTTCTCCACTAGAGTAGAAAAAATACACAAACTTAATAATTTGCTACTCTAACTAACTAACATGGCCCAATGTCATATATATCTTCTACCTAACCTCCCTCTTTCCAATCATGGGCCACCGAAAGTTTTTTCCACCACCGTCCTTGGAGTTTCTCTTTCCGATCCCGCTTAAACCACCAGGACAGAGCCCAGTTCTCGGCGCTCCCTTCCTCATGCTAGTTGTTCCGGCGAACCTTGTTGTCTTTTTGGCATAGGTACGCATGTCATTCCGTCCACCACTGAGACTAAGCCCCATCAATGACACGGTTTGCCCATGTGCTTGCGCTCACTACTGAAATAAAGCTTATAGTTagatacttagcagtagcgcggtgTAGGTATGCGGCGCGGTGTAGGTATGCAACGCTACTTCTACTTAATAGTAGCGCGGGGTACATACCAATGCTACAGGTAATTATATAGTAGTAGCGTTGGGCAGCATGTCGACGCTACTGCTGAGTGGTCCCATCGTCATCCATCGGAACTGCCCATGATAGTAGCGTTGTGTTAAAACCAGTGCTACTATTATTCACTTAGTTGTAGCGCGGGAGTATCTCAAGTACTGTTATTAAGGCCAACCTGGGCATAGCACACCGGCCCAACTTAGCAGCAACGCCGGCTGGTGACCTGCGCTACTGTTAATCCCACACCTTATCTCCGGTCCGCGCGTGCATGACCTCACTATCCCTCTCCACTCTCCATCTTCATGTACCCCCGTTGCCGCTGCCTACTGCTGCCGCCCCCATCGCCGTCGCGCGCTGCAGCCGTCGCCCCCCCTCCCCTCCGCCCCTTGCATGTGTCTCCCTCTCAccctctccctccatccctcccttctccctcccttcctcccaCTCTCTCCCTCCATCATTCCCTTCCACCCTCTACCTCTACCTCTGACCCTCACCCTCCATCCCTCCTTCCGCCCTCCTCCTGCATTGAATTCAGTTTTAGTAACTAGGGCTAGAACTTCGATGGATTGATAGATGTTAGGGTTAGAACTAGGAAAGTTTTAGTATTTTTTTGAAATGAAAATGTGAAgagaacattttttttgaaatgaAAATGTAAGGAACTTGACTATGTTTGAACATGTGAAGAAATGAAATTCAAAATATGAAAACGAAAATGAAAATGTaaatgtgaaaataaaaacaaagatgtgaaaataaaaataaaaatgtggaaatgaaaatgaaaatgaaacccGTGAGTGgcatatgttttgccggaatgttgattcattttcgtTCTTGCAAATTTCACGTGCTCGGTATGTCCTCTtgatgcccggcccgcatcctcgtcgtcgactcggtggcgaaaACCTGCTTGAGAGGCGTCATGTCCGGGACCGGGCTCCGCCGGACTGGCACTGGGAGGTTCTACATTCCGGGGCGCGCATCTTGCtgaggaaccgggctcccgtcgttgacccgaactTTTTTTTGgttgcggtcgcgtgggccactcaGTTTCCAGTAGCACTTGTCCAACCCACGCTATTGCTACATAAGGATAATAGTAGCACGTGTCAACTAGCATTACTGCTACAACAAGTTTgttgtagcgcgatagcagtaatTCGGACAACCACGCTGCTGCTAGCTCAAAAACCAAAGCTACTGCCCTAGCAGTGGATTGGAGCTGGAGTTCGGCGCGTAGAGCCTGCAGAGTGGTGACACGGAAGAACACGCCGCCCTTCTTGTCGTCACGCTCCTCGCTGGGCAGCGGGAGGTATAACAG
Coding sequences within:
- the LOC123440894 gene encoding epoxide hydrolase 3-like; the encoded protein is MVNLVEAQKPLLHFLIKWAGLRQHTVDVDGAGTVLTFWVPKDKVPSNNSTVAPEEKQSEASKVKEGRRPSVVLVHGFAAEGIVTWQFQVGALAKHYDVYIPDLLFFGGSTTPSADRSPAFQAECLAAALGKLGVDECTVVGFSYGGMVAFKMAESRPDLVRSLVVSGSVVAMTDSISDTTLERIGVRSSAELLLPESVKGLKALLSIAAHRRLWFPERLHRDFLEVMFANRKQREELLEGLVVSNKDATVPVLPQKILLLWGHNDNIFNLELAKAMKEQLGEKTMLESIDKAGHLVHLERPCVYNQHLMEFLAYATAEASKE